A window from Musa acuminata AAA Group cultivar baxijiao chromosome BXJ3-10, Cavendish_Baxijiao_AAA, whole genome shotgun sequence encodes these proteins:
- the LOC104000687 gene encoding uncharacterized protein LOC104000687 produces the protein MMESNTQVGDDKDTGWFEVKKKHRTSRKLTIQKATGGSLNNTFSPHYYSSTDDETGNSDSRLQFLPSKLALDCSLKVVAAVDVTPSSKTDHDKVCIDELVVQESESLEVRATDFKVGVTTVEKVSTHETFNNVAKIKWGDLEDVALKLHDSSEYRSAPVKAAGGDSASSNLQELGNSEMVSESILHLSTHDPLQEGRVMESSAHVEQLPAQILASDIHRVPIELTWKEVKEFPSEEIEVGIVNRTDGIHTLNINLDDVVKPTCKTGGDLVSSDMMIGNSPASPVQGVVQTTHREPHLQSKDGVFDTSKLSDTNINASMILDLGNGVTHLKSGVEASVHVPTTTVIESHNELSDGLTVGTGLADGEPGESKERFRQRLWCFLFENLNRAVDELYLLCELECDMEQMDEAILVLEEATSDFRELKCRVGHFENTKASSQSSRDGNPIIVKADHRRPHALSWEVRRMTTSPHRAEILSSSLEAFKKIQLERAAKDTTKDAKNLGAINSSHEVASSLSGVDEVSNARYLHVKKEKQTIVLNNNGMNMDSNKQNTDTNRPGKRHFVQNGRLSPHSLPASASGKCKREPLGPVTEIQKQALKKDKELAENRMEKHIKAVDIVKKQSSYLDKEKDKQKFKTAHWKVMDAWKEKRNWEDILKSPIHSSSRVSYSPGMGRKVVDRARVLHDKLMSPDKKKKSAMDLRREAEEKHARAMRIRNQLESERVQKLQRTSEKLNRVSEWQAVRSSKMREVMFARHQRSEYLHEAYLAKVVKKAGDESSKVNEVRFITSLNEQNKKLMLHQKLHDSEMRRAEKLQVIRTKQKEDIAREEAVLERRKLLEAEKLQRLAETQRKKEEAQVRREEERKASSAAREAKAVEQLRRKEIRARARQEEAELLAQKLAERLRESEQRRKYYLEQIREKASMDFRDQSSPLHRRFNKEGQSRSLGTSTEDNPVSANSESAEKLVNVTHQHSLKRRIKKVRQRLMALKHDFVEPPVGSENGGIGNRASLVAARAKIGKWVQDLQKLRQARKEGAASIGLVIVDMIKFIEGKDVELHASRQSGLLDFISSALPASHTSKPEACQVTVHLLRLLRVLLSLPANRSYFLAQNLLPPIIPMLSASLENYIKAAASSSSGSTNLSSSKTSNENLESVAEIMDGFLWTITMIVGHIQSDDRQLHMQDGLVELIVAYQVIHRLRDLFALYDRPQIEGSPFPSSILLSLTLLSVITSRPGTFSAIDWESCVSKASAICEVQRLKDSENVATGESSSSINNSGDSTSHPTSHQCTEPHMSRFVHLSEEQNILSRGKTLADAPEIIDMESGRETSDTSCRPEIVQSVLQIQEKASSGESQNPVVEEHAKSLPVKKDEKNSSCSVERKGTDEHTTRNNSGNKKAVSLKQPLAFLISAISDTGLVSLPSLLTAVLLQANNKLSSEQGSYVLPSNFEEVATGVLKVLNNLASLDIATLQSMLARSDLKVEFFHLMSFLLTHCTNKWKAAYDQVGLLLLESLLLLGYFSLFHSGNQAVLRWGKSPTILQKVCDLPFVFFSDADLTPILAGTLVAGCYGCEQNRGIVLQELSTDMLLSLLKSCKQALLSVQPDSVQSNISVSDATDSNQMVSDARKPQSEIHARSIRKNTRASLGKGLSSSTTKINKTKIQRDCRGTRTFDEWVFKHNLSSTEASSCFMLHWRFPISFLDKAEDFFLAEALSQQV, from the exons ATGATGGAAAGCAATACACAAGTAGGTGATGACAAGGATACTGGATGGTTCGAGGTGAAGAAG AAACATAGAACTAGCAGAAAGCTTACGATCCAGAAAGCTACTGGAGGATCTTTAAACAACACCTTCTCTCCTCACTATTATTCATCCACCGATGACGAGACTGGGAACTCTGACAGCAGACTACAATTCTTACCATCTAAATTGGCACTTGATTGTTCTTTAAAGGTTGTTGCTGCTGTTGACGTTACCCCTTCATCAAAAACAGACCATGATAAGGTCTGCATTGATGAACTGGTTGTCCAGGAGAGCGAAAGTCTTGAGGTCAGAGCGACAGATTTCAAAGTTGGGGTTACAACAGTCGAGAAAGTGTCCACACATGAAACATTCAACAATGTTGCAAAAATTAAGTGGGGTGATCTTGAAGATGTTGCTTTAAAGTTGCATGACTCTTCTGAATATAGAAGTGCTCCTGTGAAGGCTGCAGGTGGTGATTCTGCCTCTAGTAACTTACAGGAACTTGGAAATTCTGAAATGGTCAGCGAATCAATATTACATCTATCAACCCACGATCCTCTTCAAGAGGGAAGGGTTATGGAGTCCTCTGCACACGTAGAACAACTTCCTGCACAAATTTTAGCTTCAGATATACACAGAGTACCTATTGAATTGACTTGGAAAGAGGTCAAAGAGTTTCCTTCTGAAGAGATAGAGGTGGGGATCGTCAATCGGACTGATGGTATTCATACTTTGAACATAAACCTTGATGATGTTGTCAAACCAACATGTAAAACTGGAGGTGACTTGGTTTCGAGTGATATGATGATTGGAAACTCTCCTGCATCACCTGTTCAAGGAGTTGTCCAAACGACACATCGGGAACCTCACCTTCAGTCCAAGGATGGGGTCTTTGACACATCCAAATTATCAGATACTAACATCAATGCATCCATGATACTTGATCTGGGAAATGGTGTTACACACCTGAAGAGTGGTGTTGAAGCTTCGGTGCATGTTCCAACTACAACTGTCATTGAAAGTCATAATGAGCTTAGTGATGGATTAACAGTCGGGACGGGTCTTGCTGATGGTGAACCTGGGGAGAGCAAAGAAAGGTTTAGGCAAAGGCTTTGGTGCTTTCTCTTTGAAAACCTGAATAGAGCAGTTGATGAACTTTACCTTCTCTGTGAATTGGAGTGTGATATGGAACAGATGGATGAAGCTATTCTTGTTCTTGAAGAAGCCACATCTGATTTTAGAGAACTGAAATGTAGAGTCGGGCATTTTGAGAACACTAAAGCCTCCTCACAATCATCGAGAGATGGAAATCCAATTATTGTAAAGGCTGATCATCGCCGGCCACATGCATTATCTTGGGAG GTTCGCCGCATGACAACTTCACCTCACAGGGCAGAGATATTATCTTCTTCACTGGAAGCTTTTAAGAAGATTCAACTGGAAAGAGCTGCTAAAGATACAACTAAAGATGCAAAAAACTTGGGTGCTATCAACTCAAGTCATGAAGTTGCTAGCAGCTTATCCGGAGTAGATGAAGTATCCAATGCTAGATATCTGCatgtaaaaaaagaaaagcagACCATCGTCTTAAATAATAATGGGATGAATATGGATTCAAATAAGCAGAATACAGACACAAATAGGCCAGGCAAAAGACATTTTGTACAAAATGGGCGCTTGTCTCCACATAGCTTGCCTGCTTCTGCATCTGGCAAGTGTAAGAGAGAACCTTTGGGACCTGTTACTGAAATTCAAAAGCAGGCACTTAAGAAGGATAAAGAACTAGCTGAAAATAGGATGGAGAAACATATAAAGGCTGTAGATATTGTTAAAAAGCAGAGTTCTTATCTTGACAAAGAGAAAGACAAGCAGAAATTCAAAACAGCTCATTGGAAGGTGATGGATGCTTGGAAAGAAAAGCGAAACTGGGAGGATATTCTCAAATCTCCAATTCACAGTTCTTCCAGAGTCTCATATTCACCAGGTATGGGCAGAAAAGTTGTGGATCGTGCTCGAGTGTTGCATGATAAACTAATGTCTcccgataaaaagaaaaagagtgcCATGGATttaagaagagaagcagaagaaaagCATGCAAGAGCAATGAGGATTAGGAATCAACTAGAAAGTGAACGAGTGCAGAAGCTGCAGCGCACTTCAGAGAAGTTAAACCGTGTCAGTGAGTGGCAAGCTGTTCGTAGCTCTAAAATGAGAGAAGTTATGTTTGCACGCCATCAGCGTAGTGAATATCTCCATGAGGCATACCTGGCTAAGGTTGTAAAGAAAGCTGGTGATGAAAGCAGCAAGGTTAATGAGGTTCGCTTTATTACTTCATTAAATGAACAGAATAAAAAGCTGATGCTGCACCAGAAGCTTCATGACTCAGAAATGAGGAGAGCTGAAAAATTACAGGTAATCAGAACAAAACAAAAGGAGGACATAGCGAGAGAAGAAGCTGTGCTGGAACGTCGGAAGCTCCTTGAAGCTGAAAAGTTGCAGCGGCTTGCTGAGACACAGCGGAAGAAGGAAGAAGCTCAAGTTAGAAGAGAAGAGGAACGCAAGGCATCAAGTGCAGCAAGGGAGGCCAAGGCTGTGGAACAACTTCGGAGAAAGGAAATCAGAGCGAGAGCTCGACAAGAAGAGGCAGAACTCCTAGCTCAGAAGCTGGCTGAAAGACTCCGTGAAAGTGAACAGCGTCGAAAATATTACCTGGAGCAAATACGAGAGAAAGCTTCAATGGATTTTCGGGACCAGTCTTCCCCTCTACATCGCCGTTTTAACAAAGAAGGTCAAAGTAGATCACTCGGAACCAGTACTGAAGACAATCCAGTGTCAGCCAATTCAGAATCTGCTGAAAAGTTAGTCAATGTCACTCACCAGCATTCTTTGAAACGAAGAATTAAGAAAGTACGCCAGAGACTTATGGCGCTTAAGCATGACTTTGTTGAGCCTCCTGTTGGCAGTGAAAATGGAGGAATAGGGAATAGAGCTTCCTTGGTTGCTGCTAGAGCAAAAATTGGAAAGTGGGTTCAGGACCTTCAAAAGCTTCGCCAGGCCCGAAAGGAAGGGGCTGCAAGCATAGGATTAGTTATTGTTGACATGATAAAG tTTATTGAGGGAAAGGATGTGGAGCTACATGCATCCCGTCAGTCTGGTTTGCTTGACTTCATATCCTCTGCCTTACCGGCTTCCCATACTTCGAAGCCAGAAGCATGTCAAGTGACAGTACACCTTTTACGACTACTGCGAGTATTACTGTCACTTCCAGCAAATCGGAGTTATTTTCTTGCACAAAATCTTTTGCCTCCCATAATCCCTATGCTGTCTGCATCACTTGAGAATTATATCAAGGCTGCAGCATCTTCCAGTTCTGGAAGCACAAACCTTTCATCAAGCAAAACATCCAATGAGAATTTGGAATCAGTTGCCGAAATCATGGATGGCTTCTTATGGACTATAACCATGATTGTGGGCCATATACAATCTGATGATCGCCAACTCCATATGCAGGATGGTTTGGTGGAGCTGATAGTAGCTTATCAAGTTATTCATCGTCTTCGTGATCTGTTTGCCCTCTATGATAGGCCGCAGATAGAAGGATCTCCATTTCCAtcatcaattctcttaagtttgacCCTTTTGTCAGTCATAACATCAAGACCTGGTACATTTTCTGCCATTGATTGGGAATCTTGTGTATCTAAAGCATCAGCAATTTGTGAAGTTCAAAGGTTAAAAGATTCTGAAAATGTGGCTACAGGAGAGTCCTCTAGCTCCATTAATAATTCTGGAGATAGCACATCACATCCAACTTCGCACCAGTGTACTGAACCACATATGAGCAGATTTGTTCACTTATCTGAGGAACAGAATATACTTTCAAGAGGAAAAACTCTAGCAGATGCACCAGAAATTATAGATATGGAATCTGGAAGAGAGACCTCTGATACTTCATGTCGTCCAGAAATTGTTCAATCTGTGTTGCAGATACAAGAGAAAGCTTCATCAGGTGAATCCCAAAACCCTGTAGTAGAAGAGCATGCAAAATCATTGCCAGTGAAGAAGGATGAAAAGAACTCCAGTTGTTCTGTGGAGAGAAAAGGAACTGATGAGCACACCACTCGTAATAATTCTGGTAACAAGAAGGCGGTCAGCTTGAAGCAGCCCCTAGCATTTCTTATCTCTGCTATTTCTGATACTGGCCTTGTTAGTCTTCCATCACTCTTAACAGCTGTGCTACTTCAGGCGAACAACAAATTGTCATCCGAGCAG GGATCGTATGTCCTTCCATCGAATTTTGAAGAAGTAGCTACTGGTGTATTGAAAGTTTTGAATAATTTGGCAAGCTTGGATATTGCTACTCTGCAAAGTATGctg GCTAGATCAGATCTAAAAGTTGAATTTTTCCACTTGATGAGTTTTCTTCTGACCCATTGCACGAACAAGTGGAAAGCAGCTTATGATCAG GTCGGTCTACTTCTCCTGGAGTCGTTGTTGCTTCTtggttatttttctttatttcattctGGGAATCAAGCAGTTCTCAGATGGGGAAAGAGTCCAACCATACTGCAGAAG GTCTGCGATCTACCCTTCGTTTTCTTCAGTGACGCAGATTTGACACCTATTTTGGCCGGCACACTCGTGGCTGGTTGTTATGGATGTGAACAGAACAGAGGTATTGTTCTGCAAGAACTTAGCACCGACATGTTGCTTTCTTTGCTCAAGTCCTGCAAGCAGGCATTGCTGTCAGTCCAACCTGATTCAGTGCAGTCAAATATTTCCGTAAGTGATGCAACTGATAGTAATCAGATGGTTTCAGATGCTAGAAAGCCCCAGAGTGAGATTCATGCAAGATCCATCCGTAAAAACACTCGAGCTTCATTGGGAAAAGGTCTTTCAAGCAGCACCACCAAAATTAACAAAACAAAAATCCAAAGGGATTGTAGAGGAACTAGGACTTTTGATGAGTGGGTATTCAAACACAACCTATCAAGCACAGAAGCTTCTTCATGTTTCATGTTGCATTGGAGATTTCCAATCTCTTTCCTGGATAAAGCCGAAGATTTCTTTTTAGCCGAGGCCCTAAGCCAGCAGGTGTAG
- the LOC104000684 gene encoding nuclear transport factor 2B, which produces MDPDAVAKAFVEHYYRTFDSSRTALGGLYQDASMLTFEGDKIQGAAAIVAKLSSLPFQQCAHAIATVDCQPSGPSGGMLVFVSGSLQLGGEQHPLKFSQMFHLMPTPQGSFYVLNDIFRLNYA; this is translated from the exons ATGGATCCGGACGCGGTGGCGAAGGCGTTCGTGGAGCACTACTACCGGACGTTCGACAGCAGCCGGACGGCGCTCGGGGGGCTTTACCAGGACGCCTCCATGCTCACCTTCGAGGGCGACAAGATCCAGGGCGCGGCCGCTATCGTCGCCAAACTGTCCTCCCTTCCCTTCCAGCAGTGCGCCCACGCCATCGCCACCGTCGACTGCCAGCCCTCGGGACCCTCAGGCGGCATGCTCGTCTTCGTCAGCGGCTCCCTCCAGCTCGGCGGCGAGCAGCACCCCCTCAAGTTCAGCCAG ATGTTTCATCTGATGCCGACTCCGCAGGGGAGCTTCTACGTGCTGAATGACATATTTCgcctgaactatgcctga
- the LOC135651122 gene encoding uncharacterized protein LOC135651122 produces MADWGPVFMAVILFVLLTPGLVFQAPGKSRLIEFGNLQTSGISIVVHSIIYFALVAVFLLAVHVHMYIGH; encoded by the coding sequence atggcAGACTGGGGGCCAGTGTTCATGGCAGTGATACTGTTCGTTCTTCTCACGCCGGGCCTCGTGTTCCAGGCCCCCGGCAAGAGCCGCTTGATCGAGTTCGGCAACTTGCAGACCAGCGGCATCTCCATCGTGGTCCACTCCATCATCTACTTCGCTCTGGTTGCTGTCTTCCTCCTCGCCGTTCATGTCCATATGTACATTGGACACTGA
- the LOC135651928 gene encoding non-specific phospholipase C6-like: protein MQGSEHQLRVLLFLIVASLLHHPCCSDAARQPIKSVVVLVLENRSFDHMLGWMKQSINPSIDGLTGRECNPHSTDDPKSQLICVSDDAQFVDPDPGHSFEDVVQQVFGSGAVPSMSGFVQQALTISRNLSSTVMKGFNPESVPVFAALVQEFAVFDRWFSSIPGPTQPNRLFVYSATSHGAIRHDKFNLLLGYPQKTIFDSLQQDGLDFGIYFKNIPTTLFYRNLRRLKYISKFHFFSTFKDHARRGKLPSLSVIEPRYFDLLEHPADDDHPSHDVANGQKLVKEVYEALRSSPQWNESLLIITYDEHGGFYDHVATPYEGVPNPDGIMGPDPFFFKFDRLGVRIPTIMVSPWIKKGTVVSRPHGPSSTSEFEHSSIPATIKKLFKLKSDFLTKRDAWAGTFEDIVGHLTSPRTDCPEVLPDVPPLRNIDAKEDRLLSEFQRELAELAAVLNGDYFLSSFSHETSKQMKVREASAYVNGAVSRFLEAGKQAMRLGADGSAIVNMRSSLTRTTRSP, encoded by the exons ATGCAAGGATCCGAGCACCAGCTCCGCGTTCTTCTCTTTCTCATCGTCGCCTCGCTCCTCCACCACCCCTGCTGTTCCGATGCAGCAAGGCAGCCAATTAAGAGCGTTGTGGTGCTGGTCTTGGAGAACAGGTCCTTCGACCACATGCTTGGCTGGATGAAGCAGTCCATCAACCCATCCATCGACGGCCTCACGGGTAGAGAATGCAATCCTCACTCCACTGATGACCCCAAGTCTCAGCTCATCTGTGTCTCCGACGACGCGCAGTTCGTCGACCCGGATCCAGGCCACTCCTTCGAGGATGTCGTGCAACAAGTGTTTGGCTCCGGTGCCGTTCCTTCCATGTCCGGTTTCGTTCAGCAGGCGCTGACCATCTCGCGGAACCTGTCGAGCACTGTCATGAAGGGGTTCAACCCCGAGAGCGTCCCGGTCTTCGCAGCCTTGGTACAAGAATTCGCGGTGTTCGATCGTTGGTTCTCGTCGATTCCCGGGCCAACGCAGCCCAACAGGCTGTTTGTGTACTCGGCAACCTCCCACGGCGCGATACGCCATGATAAGTTCAACCTACTTTTGGGCTATCCACAGAAGACCATCTTCGACTCGCTCCAACAAGATGGACTGGACTTTGGTATCTACTTCAAGAACATACCCACTACTCTGTTCTACAGGAATTTGAGGAGGTTGAAGTACATTTCCAAGTTCCATTTCTTCTCGACATTCAAGGATCACGCGAGGAGAGGGAAGCTGCCAAGCTTGAGTGTTATAGAGCCGAGGTACTTTGATTTGTTGGAGCATCCAGCGGATGACGATCACCCTTCTCATGATGTTGCTAATGGACAGAAGTTGGTGAAGGAGGTGTATGAAGCACTGAGGTCAAGCCCGCAGTGGAATGAGAGCCTATTGATAATTACTTATGATGAGCATGGGGGCTTTTATGATCATGTTGCGACACCTTATGAGGGTGTTCCAAATCCAGATGGAATTATGGGACCAGATCCTTTCTTCTTTAAGTTTGACAGATTGGGAGTTCGAATTCCGACAATTATGGTTTCTCCTTGGATCAAGAAAGGAACAG TGGTGAGCAGACCACATGGACCAAGTTCAACCTCAGAATTCGAGCACTCATCGATTCCTGCAACCATAAAGAAATTGTTCAAACTTAAATCAGATTTCTTGACGAAGAGGGATGCATGGGCTGGCACCTTCGAAGACATTGTGGGACATTTAACCTCGCCTAGAACAGATTGTCCTG AAGTATTACCTGATGTTCCTCCTCTGAGAAACATCGATGCAAAAGAAGATAGGTTGCTTTCTGAGTTTCAGAGAGAGTTGGCTGAGTTAGCAGCCGTCCTTAATGGCGACTATTTCTTGAGCAGCTTCAGCCATGAAACAAGCAAGCAAATGAAGGTCAGGGAGGCCAGTGCATATGTAAATGGAGCTGTTTCAAGATTTTTAGAAGCCGGAAAACAGGCCATGAGGTTAGGAGCTGATGGTTCAGCTATTGTAAATATGAGGTCATCTCTGACTCGTACAACCAGATCCCCATGA
- the LOC135650699 gene encoding nuclear transcription factor Y subunit C-1-like — protein sequence MDNQPPHSYPQAPFHHLLQQQHQQLQMFWNYQRQEIEHATDFKNHQLPLARIKKIMKADEDVRMISAEAPILFAKACELFILELTIRSWLHAEENKRRTLQKNDIAAAISRTDIFDFLVDIVPREEIKEEALGLVGGSGEGGATAGVPYYYPPVGQPGPGVIMGQPAVAGIDPAIYVQQPAQAWQPLWHQGLPEDGTGQGLDGSGYAAAPPAPPPAPPSS from the coding sequence ATGGATAACCAGCCGCCACACTCGTATCCACAAGCCCCCTTCCATCACCTCCTCCAGCAGCAGCATCAGCAGCTCCAGATGTTCTGGAACTACCAGCGGCAGGAGATCGAGCACGCCACCGACTTCAAGAACCACCAGCTCCCCCTGGCGCGCATCAAGAAGATCATGAAAGCCGACGAGGACGTCCGCATGATATCAGCGGAGGCCCCGATACTCTTCGCCAAGGCCTGCGAGCTCTTCATCCTCGAGCTGACGATCCGCTCGTGGCTCCACGCGGAGGAGAACAAGCGCCGGACCCTGCAGAAGAACGACATCGCCGCGGCCATCTCGAGGACCGACATATTTGATTTCCTCGTCGACATTGTGCCGAGGGAGGAGATAAAGGAGGAGGCGCTGGGACTGGTAGGAGGAAGCGGCGAGGGTGGCGCGACCGCCGGCGTGCCGTACTACTACCCTCCGGTGGGACAGCCGGGGCCAGGAGTGATTATGGGACAGCCTGCGGTGGCCGGAATAGATCCGGCGATCTACGTTCAGCAACCGGCGCAGGCTTGGCAGCCATTGTGGCACCAGGGGCTGCCGGAGGACGGCACTGGTCAGGGGTTGGATGGCTCAGGATATGCTGCTGCTCCACCAGCACCACCCCCGGCGCCGCCCAGCTCCTAG